One segment of Microbacterium arborescens DNA contains the following:
- a CDS encoding SdpI family protein — MEAEIIPRIVLFVTMAGSGALLIWMARAAASGKLKRNSLAGIRTPSTMSSDAAWLAAHVRSKGATLVTGYVSVAIGVVSLVPMPPAALGIMVLVGAALMVIVMMWGTRVGIKAALAATAATEAAR; from the coding sequence ATGGAAGCCGAGATCATCCCCCGCATCGTCCTGTTCGTCACGATGGCCGGCTCGGGTGCTCTGCTGATCTGGATGGCGCGGGCCGCGGCATCCGGAAAGCTGAAGCGGAACTCGCTCGCCGGCATCCGCACACCCAGCACCATGTCCAGCGACGCAGCCTGGCTCGCCGCTCACGTGCGCTCGAAAGGCGCGACACTCGTCACGGGCTACGTGTCCGTCGCGATCGGCGTGGTCTCGCTCGTGCCGATGCCGCCGGCGGCGCTCGGGATCATGGTGCTCGTAGGCGCCGCGCTCATGGTCATCGTGATGATGTGGGGAACTCGCGTCGGCATCAAGGCCGCTCTGGCGGCGACAGCGGCGACGGAGGCAGCACGATGA
- a CDS encoding DNA/RNA helicase domain-containing protein, whose protein sequence is MTPSEIEELDLTVSDVRAWASEDERRTNWPVVYVLDSAGAPGPPLVYVGETINAASRMEQHLRNPAKAALRRSRVVIDEAFNKSACLDLESHLIRWLAGDGHFTVLNGNEGIIDARYYERERYRESFREVFEQLRAEGVFQRSIPEIENTDLFKLSPFKVLTHEQAVAVEQIVEALLQDLAAGTRSTSVIQGHPGTGKTIVAIFLMKLLGDIRDYDDADEVEQDSLFAEFFVPENRELLKGVRIGLVVPQQSLRDSIKKVFRKTPKVSEDLVLNPFDVGKSTVPFDLLIVDETHRLNRRANQSSGIRNRDFAEINARLFGWDDTTKTQLDWIRAQSRHQILLIDERQGVRPADLPSDVLDTEIRDAQRNKRWFPLARQMRVRADADYVGFTRQLLRGEARAGDRPDFGEYDLRFFDSVAAMQAAIRKRDREVGLARLVAGYAWDWRTRGNKPGSDFELEGIPFTWNRTDKDWINSPGSLDEVGSIHTVQGYDLNYTGVIIGNDLRYDGRVAVDRDSYRDRKGKENLGQLGRPTTDADLLALVQNIYGVLLTRGILGTYVYVCDPGLRDYMRSVVDGGPRGG, encoded by the coding sequence ATGACGCCCTCTGAGATTGAGGAGCTCGACCTCACCGTGTCGGACGTCCGGGCATGGGCATCTGAAGATGAGCGGCGGACAAATTGGCCGGTCGTGTATGTCCTTGACAGTGCCGGCGCCCCGGGCCCTCCACTCGTCTATGTCGGCGAGACCATCAACGCCGCCTCGCGGATGGAGCAGCACCTCCGGAATCCGGCCAAGGCAGCGTTGCGCCGGTCACGGGTGGTGATCGACGAAGCATTCAACAAGTCAGCTTGCCTCGATCTCGAGTCGCACCTCATCCGTTGGCTTGCAGGTGACGGGCACTTCACCGTGCTCAACGGTAACGAGGGCATCATCGATGCGCGCTACTACGAGCGGGAACGGTACCGGGAGAGCTTCCGTGAGGTCTTCGAGCAGCTGCGCGCCGAGGGAGTATTCCAGCGGAGCATCCCCGAGATCGAGAACACCGATTTGTTCAAGCTCTCGCCGTTCAAGGTCCTCACGCACGAGCAAGCTGTTGCCGTCGAGCAGATCGTCGAGGCGCTTCTCCAGGATTTGGCGGCGGGCACTCGATCGACCAGCGTCATCCAGGGGCACCCAGGCACCGGCAAGACCATCGTCGCGATCTTCCTCATGAAGCTGTTGGGTGACATCCGCGACTATGACGACGCCGACGAGGTCGAACAAGACTCTCTGTTCGCGGAGTTCTTCGTCCCCGAGAACCGGGAGTTGCTGAAGGGCGTCCGTATCGGGCTCGTCGTCCCGCAGCAGTCGCTTCGCGACTCGATCAAGAAGGTCTTTCGGAAGACCCCCAAGGTCAGCGAAGACCTTGTTCTCAACCCCTTCGATGTGGGCAAATCGACGGTGCCGTTCGACCTGCTGATCGTGGACGAAACGCACCGGCTCAATCGCCGCGCGAATCAGTCCTCGGGCATCCGAAACCGGGACTTCGCTGAGATCAACGCACGGCTCTTCGGATGGGACGACACGACCAAGACTCAGCTCGACTGGATCCGTGCGCAGAGCCGTCACCAGATCTTGCTCATCGACGAGCGGCAGGGCGTACGGCCAGCAGACCTCCCGAGTGACGTGCTTGACACCGAGATCAGGGACGCGCAGCGAAACAAGCGGTGGTTCCCCCTAGCGAGACAGATGCGCGTGAGGGCGGACGCCGACTATGTCGGATTCACTCGTCAGCTGCTGCGGGGCGAGGCGCGGGCGGGAGACCGCCCTGACTTCGGCGAATACGATCTGAGGTTCTTCGACAGCGTCGCGGCCATGCAAGCTGCGATCCGCAAGCGCGACCGCGAGGTTGGGCTCGCCCGTCTCGTGGCCGGTTACGCCTGGGATTGGAGGACACGAGGGAACAAACCCGGATCCGACTTCGAGCTGGAAGGTATCCCGTTCACGTGGAATCGCACTGACAAGGACTGGATCAACTCTCCCGGGTCGCTGGACGAGGTGGGATCCATCCATACGGTTCAGGGATACGACCTCAACTACACCGGCGTGATCATCGGCAACGACTTGCGCTATGACGGACGAGTCGCTGTGGATCGCGATTCGTACCGCGATAGGAAGGGCAAGGAGAACCTCGGTCAGCTCGGTCGGCCTACGACTGATGCAGATCTCCTTGCGTTGGTCCAGAACATCTACGGTGTCCTGCTGACGCGCGGGATCTTAGGGACGTACGTGTACGTATGCGACCCCGGTCTCCGCGATTACATGAGATCAGTCGTCGATGGCGGCCCGCGAGGAGGCTGA
- a CDS encoding DUF4041 domain-containing protein yields MTDLTTPPPASWYPDPSGKFESRYWDGAAWTDHVVIEGVQTREQLGDTAEKAAEASPLPATRRAARESVAGEHARNETAPATELVGTPLPNDSPPLASQPTAPPFSHERLVARSTPPQKVPFFGARKFAQDLQAENARLEELISRYGLRELADLDAAKVRIQAETARAEADLDRARSGAFAAHQEKATVASQLIDLRNQIELQEFGLFDFEHPAESSVALATDLESVRSEIKSQVRAGRATQATQSFTFNNSAAKGRKFVADMSKLLLRAYNAEAENCVKTVRAGNLEAARKRLSTVVDQVERLGKMIDLRITPKYHRLRLRELELASRHLQAVQAEKELERARREELREQKKAEQELTREKERLQKERSHYANALASLEAKGDLEGAQRLREKLNDVENAIENVDYRAANIRAGYVYVISNIGAFGPDVVKIGLTRRLDPMDRVNELGDASVPFRFDVHALFFADDAVAIETMLHQQFAAQRINKVNLRREYFRVTPEDVLKALNEHHVEVLEYTLDPVAAEYRSSIAAA; encoded by the coding sequence GTGACCGATCTCACAACTCCCCCGCCCGCGTCGTGGTACCCCGACCCGAGCGGGAAATTCGAGAGTCGTTATTGGGACGGTGCTGCCTGGACCGACCACGTCGTGATCGAAGGCGTGCAGACACGCGAGCAGCTCGGGGACACAGCCGAGAAGGCGGCCGAGGCGTCACCCCTGCCCGCGACGCGGCGAGCAGCGCGCGAGTCGGTAGCCGGCGAGCATGCACGTAACGAGACGGCTCCTGCGACTGAGCTGGTCGGCACACCACTCCCAAACGACTCCCCGCCCCTCGCGTCCCAGCCGACCGCGCCCCCGTTTTCGCATGAGCGGTTGGTAGCTCGGTCGACGCCTCCGCAGAAGGTACCCTTCTTCGGTGCCCGCAAGTTCGCGCAGGACCTCCAGGCCGAGAATGCACGCCTGGAGGAACTGATCTCTCGTTACGGCCTCCGCGAGCTCGCCGACCTGGATGCCGCAAAGGTGAGGATCCAGGCGGAGACCGCACGCGCAGAAGCCGACCTCGATCGCGCGCGCTCTGGTGCTTTTGCAGCCCACCAGGAGAAGGCGACGGTGGCTAGCCAGCTCATCGACCTTCGTAACCAGATCGAACTGCAGGAGTTCGGGCTGTTCGATTTCGAGCACCCCGCGGAAAGCTCAGTAGCGCTGGCGACAGACCTCGAGTCCGTGCGCAGCGAGATCAAGAGCCAGGTCAGAGCTGGTAGAGCCACTCAGGCGACGCAGAGCTTCACGTTCAACAACAGCGCCGCCAAGGGCCGAAAGTTCGTCGCTGACATGTCTAAGCTGCTTCTTCGCGCCTATAACGCCGAGGCCGAGAACTGTGTGAAGACGGTGCGAGCTGGGAATCTCGAGGCAGCGCGCAAGCGTCTCTCGACCGTCGTGGACCAGGTCGAGCGCCTCGGAAAGATGATCGACCTCCGGATCACTCCCAAATACCATCGCCTGCGACTGCGCGAGCTCGAACTCGCCAGCCGCCACCTCCAGGCCGTCCAGGCTGAGAAGGAACTCGAGCGCGCTCGCCGTGAGGAACTGCGGGAACAGAAGAAGGCAGAGCAGGAACTCACGCGAGAGAAGGAGCGACTGCAGAAGGAGCGCTCACACTACGCGAACGCCCTCGCGTCTCTGGAAGCGAAGGGTGACCTCGAAGGGGCACAACGCCTTCGAGAGAAGCTCAACGACGTCGAGAACGCCATCGAGAACGTCGACTACCGTGCCGCGAACATCCGCGCCGGTTACGTCTATGTGATCAGCAACATTGGAGCGTTCGGGCCCGACGTCGTGAAGATCGGACTCACCCGCCGACTCGACCCGATGGACCGGGTCAACGAACTCGGCGACGCGTCGGTGCCTTTCCGGTTCGATGTTCACGCACTGTTCTTCGCGGACGATGCCGTGGCGATCGAGACGATGCTGCATCAGCAGTTCGCTGCGCAGCGAATCAACAAGGTGAACCTGCGTCGCGAGTACTTCCGCGTGACTCCCGAAGACGTACTCAAGGCGCTGAACGAACATCACGTCGAAGTCCTCGAGTACACCCTCGATCCGGTCGCGGCTGAGTATCGGAGTTCGATCGCGGCTGCCTGA
- a CDS encoding nucleotide pyrophosphohydrolase, producing MTSEPVKEALSQFVEERDWGQFHTPSNLAKSISIEAAELLECFQWSDDADETRVREELADVVTYCTLLAERLGLDLDQIVLDKLAETRTKYPVDKSRGRSAKYDAL from the coding sequence GTGACGAGTGAGCCGGTGAAAGAAGCGTTGTCGCAGTTTGTCGAAGAGCGTGACTGGGGTCAGTTCCACACGCCGAGCAATCTCGCCAAGAGCATCTCCATAGAAGCTGCGGAGCTGCTCGAGTGCTTCCAATGGAGCGACGATGCTGACGAGACTCGGGTCCGAGAAGAGCTGGCTGATGTCGTAACCTACTGCACGCTTCTCGCGGAGCGGCTTGGTCTCGACCTCGACCAGATCGTTCTCGACAAGCTGGCTGAGACTCGCACGAAGTACCCCGTGGACAAGTCAAGGGGACGCAGCGCCAAGTATGACGCCCTCTGA
- a CDS encoding sensor histidine kinase has translation MSPSQRRRDVADAVILVSYSIIAAFFGYLSVESTITTPLWPIVLLGLAGVAAIVISRRRAAISFGAAVALMLMSFAVGTGAEMLLVVVALYRAGLDEARRAWFWFGWATAGAIVASLALAFRVRFGVPLLGLAQREDAAAWPTDWASVAVVLVAAFLIATLLGINAGHGRRQAAALAERAEHLRRERDQEASIAAATERERIAREMHDVIAHSVAVMVALADGAQASVDQRPDEAHRAIGRVSETGRRTLGEVRRLLTAVRDERDASPATDVPRVERIPALVEEFRSAGIPVRLEQTGAVTEGAAVSLTIYRIVQEALTNVLRHGRDVRDVLVRLVFERSEVTILVKDVSAPAMPSATPGRGLVGIRERAAFYDGSVEAGPVAGGGWRVLVRLSTEER, from the coding sequence GTGAGCCCGTCCCAACGACGACGAGACGTGGCGGATGCCGTCATCCTCGTCTCGTATTCGATCATCGCGGCGTTCTTCGGGTACCTGTCCGTCGAATCGACGATCACCACTCCCTTGTGGCCGATCGTGCTGCTGGGCCTCGCCGGGGTGGCCGCGATCGTGATCTCGCGGCGGCGTGCGGCTATCAGCTTCGGCGCTGCCGTCGCGCTGATGCTGATGTCGTTCGCCGTCGGCACCGGAGCCGAGATGCTCCTCGTGGTCGTCGCGCTCTACCGCGCCGGTCTCGACGAGGCCCGCCGCGCCTGGTTCTGGTTCGGGTGGGCCACCGCGGGAGCGATAGTGGCGTCGCTCGCGCTCGCGTTTCGGGTCCGTTTCGGTGTGCCGCTGCTCGGTCTGGCCCAACGGGAGGATGCCGCAGCCTGGCCGACCGACTGGGCGAGCGTCGCCGTCGTGCTCGTCGCCGCGTTCCTCATCGCCACGCTGCTCGGCATCAACGCCGGGCACGGCAGGCGGCAGGCCGCAGCGCTCGCCGAGCGGGCCGAGCACCTGCGGCGCGAACGCGACCAAGAGGCGAGCATCGCGGCCGCGACCGAGCGCGAACGCATCGCCCGCGAGATGCACGACGTCATCGCGCACAGCGTCGCGGTCATGGTCGCGCTCGCCGACGGCGCGCAGGCCTCGGTCGACCAGCGGCCCGACGAGGCCCATCGCGCCATCGGCCGGGTGAGCGAAACCGGACGGCGGACGCTCGGCGAGGTACGGCGACTCCTGACCGCGGTGCGCGACGAGCGCGACGCATCGCCGGCGACGGATGTGCCGCGGGTGGAACGGATCCCGGCGCTCGTCGAGGAGTTCCGGTCGGCCGGCATCCCGGTGCGCCTGGAACAGACCGGAGCGGTAACGGAGGGCGCTGCCGTGAGCCTGACGATCTACCGGATCGTGCAGGAAGCGCTGACGAACGTCCTGCGGCATGGCCGCGACGTGCGCGACGTGCTCGTGCGGCTGGTGTTCGAGCGCTCCGAGGTGACGATCCTGGTGAAGGACGTGTCGGCGCCGGCTATGCCTTCGGCGACCCCGGGGCGCGGGCTCGTCGGCATCCGCGAACGTGCGGCCTTCTACGATGGCTCGGTGGAGGCGGGACCAGTCGCCGGCGGTGGCTGGCGGGTTCTCGTCCGCCTCTCGACGGAGGAACGATGA
- a CDS encoding HesB/IscA family protein, protein MLTLTENAATAVKNLTAQIPAETGGIRISDSGSPETGFALSLAEAPQSEDAVVEADGARIFVDPAAALALDDRVLDAQVDGEGAISFALGVRG, encoded by the coding sequence ATGCTCACGCTCACCGAGAACGCCGCCACCGCGGTGAAGAACCTCACCGCCCAGATCCCCGCCGAGACCGGCGGTATCCGTATCAGCGACTCCGGCTCGCCCGAGACCGGCTTCGCCCTCTCCCTCGCCGAGGCCCCGCAGAGCGAGGATGCCGTCGTCGAAGCCGACGGTGCCCGCATCTTCGTCGACCCGGCCGCAGCCCTTGCGCTGGATGACCGCGTGCTCGACGCACAGGTCGACGGCGAGGGCGCGATCAGCTTCGCGCTCGGCGTCCGGGGCTGA
- a CDS encoding ABC transporter ATP-binding protein: MIRVQSLSKRYGQKVAVDGIDFAVEPGRVTGFLGPNGAGKSTTMRMIVGLDKPTSGTAEVNGRAYRDLPAPLREVGVLLDARAAHKRRTAYKHLLAIAATHQIRAPRVREVMERTGIDSVANKRVGGFSLGMGQRLGIAAALLGDPQTIILDEPINGLDPDGILWIRRLLRELAAEGRTVLLSSHVMSEMAQTADHLIVIGRGAIIADGPMRDVIAGVTQPVVRVRTHDTERLVAAVARPGVTVMTRDDGALDITDLPAEDVARIAGAAGVVLYEVASVSGSLEDAYLALTAQATEYPSAPSHHEKDK; this comes from the coding sequence ATGATTCGTGTTCAATCGCTCTCGAAACGGTACGGGCAGAAGGTCGCGGTCGACGGCATCGACTTCGCCGTCGAGCCGGGCCGGGTGACGGGATTCCTCGGCCCGAACGGCGCCGGCAAGTCGACCACCATGCGCATGATCGTGGGGCTCGACAAGCCGACATCCGGCACGGCCGAGGTCAACGGCCGCGCCTACCGCGACCTGCCCGCACCGCTACGCGAGGTCGGGGTGCTGCTCGACGCGCGCGCCGCGCACAAGCGCCGCACCGCCTACAAGCACCTCCTCGCGATCGCCGCGACCCATCAAATCCGCGCGCCGCGCGTGCGCGAGGTCATGGAGCGCACCGGTATCGACTCGGTAGCGAACAAGCGCGTCGGCGGCTTCTCGCTCGGCATGGGCCAGCGGCTGGGCATCGCCGCAGCGCTCCTCGGCGACCCGCAGACGATCATCCTCGACGAGCCCATCAACGGCCTCGACCCCGACGGCATCCTGTGGATCCGCCGCCTGCTGCGCGAACTCGCCGCCGAGGGCCGCACGGTGCTGCTCTCCTCGCACGTCATGAGCGAGATGGCCCAGACCGCCGACCACCTGATCGTCATCGGTCGCGGCGCGATCATCGCCGACGGGCCGATGCGGGACGTCATCGCAGGAGTCACGCAGCCGGTCGTCCGGGTACGCACGCATGACACCGAACGGCTCGTGGCGGCGGTCGCGCGCCCGGGAGTCACCGTCATGACGCGCGACGACGGCGCACTCGACATCACCGACCTGCCCGCCGAGGACGTCGCGCGCATCGCCGGTGCCGCGGGAGTCGTGCTCTACGAAGTGGCCTCGGTGTCGGGCTCGCTCGAAGACGCCTATCTCGCCCTCACCGCGCAGGCGACCGAATACCCGTCGGCTCCCAGCCACCACGAGAAGGACAAGTAA
- a CDS encoding CPBP family intramembrane glutamic endopeptidase: MSSSSASSATTSGDPAQSPQPPRLGLSPLGIVVRAVVAVAILMAGNLVAGVIPAIVVLIPGAAEIFGGSSPWGFALAAVVQLSVLGFVLLVLRLWMTTVERAPLRAAGWNWRRGSGLWLALGIGVSALTVVIVYAVLPAVGPVRADELPGGEQDVVLVSALLTIYYLGLAFIQQSLPEELLFRGWLLWRLRDRPVLAITVTTLVFTAIHLVSQGGQQSIAEHVLYLALPLGFSLLAVGLLLWTGSLWAAVGVHGGFHVGNYIAVAAMPEVDAVSSWLAIGGVQAVTGVVLTVSALRRGKVIG, encoded by the coding sequence ATGAGCTCCTCATCGGCATCCAGCGCCACTACTTCGGGCGACCCCGCTCAGTCACCGCAGCCTCCCCGACTCGGTCTCAGCCCGCTCGGCATCGTGGTGAGAGCAGTCGTCGCGGTCGCGATCCTCATGGCGGGCAATCTCGTCGCGGGGGTGATTCCCGCCATCGTGGTTCTCATTCCGGGGGCGGCCGAGATCTTCGGCGGTTCTTCCCCGTGGGGGTTCGCGCTGGCCGCGGTCGTCCAGCTATCAGTCCTCGGGTTCGTCCTACTCGTGCTGCGACTCTGGATGACCACGGTCGAGCGCGCACCCCTGCGAGCCGCAGGCTGGAACTGGCGACGCGGCTCCGGTCTGTGGCTGGCTCTTGGCATCGGGGTCTCCGCCCTCACCGTGGTCATCGTTTATGCAGTGCTCCCGGCGGTCGGCCCCGTCCGAGCCGACGAACTTCCCGGCGGGGAACAGGATGTCGTCCTCGTCAGTGCGCTGCTGACCATCTACTACCTCGGGCTCGCCTTCATTCAGCAGTCGCTGCCGGAGGAACTGCTGTTCCGCGGATGGCTGCTCTGGCGGCTGCGTGACCGCCCCGTCTTGGCGATCACCGTCACCACGCTCGTCTTCACAGCCATCCACCTGGTCTCGCAAGGCGGTCAGCAATCGATCGCGGAGCACGTGCTGTACCTCGCACTTCCGCTCGGCTTCTCCCTGCTCGCCGTCGGACTCCTCCTGTGGACCGGGTCGCTGTGGGCTGCCGTCGGCGTGCACGGTGGCTTCCACGTCGGCAACTACATCGCCGTGGCGGCGATGCCGGAAGTGGATGCCGTCAGCTCGTGGCTTGCTATCGGGGGAGTCCAGGCGGTTACGGGAGTCGTGCTGACGGTTAGCGCGCTTCGGCGCGGGAAGGTCATCGGCTGA
- a CDS encoding sensor histidine kinase, which yields MARIPTLRTGLLDIAMSLGLAGPVLMVLYSYDIRPLWLTATVTVLTAIAIALWMLWRRSGQRSRVAAALFAVIAVVVMSFGNGALYYGIIWAALLMLGVTFSATRVLWGYATALVIIVLTLHLTSGSPAEFMLAEAIGTAVLAGIAAAVAVVLRDSLRVNDDLQDALAQLDAAHAELQRRYAADRDLVLAQERERTARELHDDLGHRLTAVGLSLDYASRVADPAAARDEVVHARAVVGESLEAMRRLVRAMHPIELGELGDIEAFGTLAESFRGTGLTVTVEIDGERSLPRQHALLLLRFVQEGLTNVIRHADAATASLRIEVGPSSIQATLDDDGTASQGGTPPAEGFGLRSLRARAEELGGSLAVEGGASGFRLSMLLPVRAAGETAGVPEDASVPAGIA from the coding sequence ATGGCGCGCATTCCGACTCTCCGTACCGGTCTGCTCGACATCGCCATGAGCCTGGGGCTGGCCGGTCCGGTTCTGATGGTGCTCTACTCCTACGACATCCGCCCCCTCTGGCTCACCGCGACGGTCACGGTTCTGACGGCTATCGCCATTGCCCTCTGGATGCTGTGGCGTAGATCGGGCCAGCGTTCGCGTGTTGCGGCCGCTCTGTTCGCAGTCATCGCCGTCGTCGTGATGTCGTTCGGCAACGGCGCCCTCTACTACGGCATCATCTGGGCGGCTCTGCTGATGCTGGGCGTCACGTTCTCCGCGACGAGAGTGCTGTGGGGTTATGCGACCGCGCTCGTGATCATCGTCCTGACCCTGCATCTCACCAGCGGCAGCCCGGCAGAGTTCATGCTCGCGGAGGCCATTGGCACGGCAGTGCTGGCGGGGATCGCTGCGGCGGTCGCGGTCGTGCTGCGAGACAGTCTGCGTGTGAACGATGATCTGCAGGATGCCCTCGCGCAACTCGACGCGGCGCATGCCGAGTTGCAGCGACGGTACGCCGCCGATCGTGATCTGGTCCTCGCGCAGGAACGGGAGCGTACGGCTCGCGAACTGCACGACGACCTCGGCCATCGCCTCACTGCGGTCGGGCTCTCGCTGGACTACGCGAGCCGCGTCGCCGATCCGGCTGCAGCTCGCGATGAGGTCGTCCACGCCCGAGCGGTCGTCGGCGAGAGCCTGGAAGCGATGCGGCGGCTCGTCCGCGCGATGCACCCGATCGAGCTCGGAGAGCTCGGCGACATCGAAGCGTTCGGCACGCTGGCCGAGAGCTTCCGCGGCACGGGGCTGACCGTCACGGTCGAGATCGACGGCGAGCGATCTCTGCCTCGGCAGCACGCGCTGCTTCTCCTCCGCTTCGTTCAGGAAGGTCTGACGAACGTCATCCGACATGCGGATGCCGCGACGGCCAGCCTGCGCATTGAGGTCGGCCCCTCGTCGATCCAGGCGACGCTCGACGACGACGGCACTGCGTCCCAGGGTGGGACACCGCCGGCAGAAGGCTTCGGCCTGCGCTCGCTGCGTGCTCGGGCCGAGGAGCTGGGTGGCTCGCTGGCGGTTGAGGGAGGAGCGTCGGGTTTCCGCCTCTCGATGCTGCTGCCCGTCCGGGCGGCCGGCGAGACTGCGGGAGTCCCGGAAGATGCGAGCGTGCCGGCGGGAATCGCGTGA
- a CDS encoding GNAT family N-acetyltransferase, which translates to MTASPVEIDLHDDVVLRSLRAEDAAALAEAYRVNSDHLAPFEPIRSNDFRTEAGQRTEIAALIASHEAGTALPLVLAHASRIIGRITLSGITRGAFQSGNLGYWIDQRYAGRGLMTAAVNEISRLATDDLQLHRIQAGTLVDNVSSQAVLRKCGFVEFGLAPEYLLIAGRWQDHRLFQRILGA; encoded by the coding sequence ATGACTGCATCTCCCGTCGAGATCGACCTGCACGACGACGTCGTCTTGCGTTCGCTCCGCGCAGAGGATGCCGCCGCCCTCGCCGAGGCGTACCGCGTGAACAGCGACCACCTCGCGCCGTTCGAGCCGATCCGTTCCAACGACTTCCGCACTGAAGCAGGTCAGCGCACCGAAATCGCCGCGCTCATCGCGAGCCACGAAGCGGGCACCGCCCTCCCCCTCGTCCTCGCCCACGCATCGCGGATCATCGGGCGGATCACCCTCTCGGGCATCACCCGTGGGGCGTTCCAGAGCGGCAACCTCGGCTACTGGATCGACCAGCGCTACGCGGGTCGCGGCCTCATGACCGCCGCGGTGAACGAGATCTCGCGCCTCGCGACGGACGACCTGCAGCTGCACCGCATCCAGGCCGGCACGCTCGTCGACAACGTCTCGTCGCAGGCCGTGCTCAGAAAATGCGGCTTCGTCGAGTTCGGGCTCGCTCCCGAGTATCTGCTCATCGCCGGACGCTGGCAGGACCACCGGCTGTTCCAGCGGATCCTCGGGGCCTGA
- a CDS encoding LysM peptidoglycan-binding domain-containing protein, producing the protein MNKREGILLGAAGLAVVGLFALAMPVISSLAGSVTTQTAANGGPTAPPSSSESPPSGAVAEISTPLDGQGGVAGYQDIDGGVSIRAKGPGDCPTWAMINPYDAWNPTARLGGTITDLGPTTYASGEVGLNDEGEISTYTVASGDTAYGIGDRLCIDYITVLAYNGKFMPAPEIQPGDILILRP; encoded by the coding sequence ATGAACAAGCGCGAAGGGATTCTGCTGGGCGCCGCCGGTTTAGCGGTCGTCGGTCTTTTCGCGTTGGCTATGCCGGTCATTTCATCGCTCGCCGGTTCGGTGACCACGCAAACTGCGGCGAACGGTGGGCCGACAGCCCCGCCGTCGTCGTCGGAGAGTCCACCGTCGGGTGCCGTGGCAGAGATCAGCACACCGCTGGACGGCCAGGGCGGCGTGGCCGGGTACCAGGACATCGACGGCGGAGTCAGTATCCGTGCCAAGGGGCCGGGCGACTGCCCGACGTGGGCGATGATCAATCCCTACGATGCGTGGAATCCCACGGCGCGGCTGGGTGGCACGATCACCGACCTCGGTCCGACCACCTACGCATCTGGCGAGGTCGGGCTGAACGATGAGGGCGAGATCTCGACGTACACGGTGGCGTCCGGCGACACGGCATACGGCATCGGGGATCGCCTGTGCATCGACTACATCACTGTGCTGGCCTACAACGGCAAGTTCATGCCCGCGCCGGAGATTCAGCCCGGCGACATCCTGATCCTGCGGCCGTAG
- a CDS encoding response regulator transcription factor: protein MNAIRVLVVDDQELLRRGLRMILETDSGVEVVGEAEDGSRALALIPSLRPDIVLADARMPVLDGLGLVRECAVHHPGLPVLALTTFDDAELVRSLLEAGVAGFLLKDVSADRLLDSIRQVVDGGLVIDPRVARVALNRESGAAPPLSPELTPTEQAVAALLALGLQNADIAARLHFAHGTVKNAVSALLRKFGHTDRTSLALELARGR, encoded by the coding sequence GTGAACGCCATCCGCGTGCTCGTCGTCGACGATCAAGAGCTGCTCCGTCGCGGCCTGCGAATGATCCTCGAGACCGACAGCGGCGTCGAGGTGGTCGGCGAAGCGGAGGACGGTTCGCGGGCGCTTGCGCTCATCCCGAGCCTTCGCCCCGACATCGTCCTCGCAGATGCGCGCATGCCGGTCCTCGATGGATTAGGGCTCGTCCGAGAGTGCGCGGTGCATCATCCGGGTCTGCCGGTGCTCGCCCTCACGACGTTCGACGACGCGGAACTCGTTCGATCGCTGCTCGAAGCGGGAGTCGCGGGCTTCCTTCTGAAGGATGTCTCAGCCGACCGCCTGCTCGACTCGATCAGGCAGGTCGTGGATGGCGGCTTGGTCATCGACCCGCGTGTCGCTCGCGTCGCGCTCAACCGTGAGAGCGGTGCCGCTCCCCCGCTCTCCCCCGAGCTGACGCCTACGGAACAGGCCGTAGCTGCCCTGCTCGCGCTCGGGCTGCAGAACGCGGACATCGCGGCGCGTTTGCACTTCGCCCACGGCACCGTGAAGAACGCGGTCTCGGCGCTGCTGAGGAAGTTTGGGCACACGGACCGCACGTCGCTGGCGTTGGAGTTAGCGCGCGGGAGGTGA